A genomic segment from Cytophagia bacterium CHB2 encodes:
- a CDS encoding SelT/SelW/SelH family protein → MERELKKRLPHATVDLVEGSKGIFDIKKDGQLIYSKYQTGRFPQIQEILDKLN, encoded by the coding sequence TTGGAGCGTGAACTTAAAAAACGATTGCCACATGCCACGGTCGATTTAGTCGAAGGCAGCAAAGGCATTTTCGACATCAAAAAAGACGGGCAGTTGATTTATTCCAAATATCAAACCGGCCGTTTTCCACAGATTCAGGAAATTCTCGATAAGCTGAACTAA